A window of the Carassius carassius chromosome 36, fCarCar2.1, whole genome shotgun sequence genome harbors these coding sequences:
- the LOC132117284 gene encoding ankyrin repeat and KH domain-containing protein 1-like isoform X4, with protein sequence MQDAVAGTAMLTDGFEDEIDSVTPRTPALGMGVGATPGAGLGGLGIGVGGKKVRLFGEAGGPTTDRLDFKLTAAAVLSSGPGSGSDEDEVSEVESFILDQEDLDNPVLKTASELLLSSAADGADLRTVDPETQARLEALLEAAAFADPEVLRRLTSSVSCALDEAAAALTRMRAENTLNASQADNRSLAEACSDGDVNAVRKLLDEGRSVNEHTEEGESLLCLACSAGYYELAQVLLAMHANVEDRGIKGDITPLMAAASGGYVDIVKLLLVHGADVNAQSSTGNTALTYACAGGFLDVVKVLLKEGANIEDHNENGHTPLMEAASAGHVEVSRVLLEYGAGINTHSNEFKESALTLACYKGHLDMVRFLLEAGADQEHKTDEMHTALMEACMDGHVEVARLLLDSGAQVNMPADSFESPLTLAACGGHVELAALLIERGANLEEVNDEGYTPLMEAAREGHEEMVALLLAQGANINAQTEETQETALTLACCGGFLEVADFLIKAGADIELGCSTPLMEAAQEGHLELVKYLLAAGANVHATTATGDTALTYACENGHTDVADVLLQTGADLEHESEGGRTPLMKAARAGHLCTVQFLISKGANVNRATANNDHTVVSLACAGGHLAVVELLLAHGADPTHRLKDGSTMLIEAAKGGHSNVVSYLLDYPNNILSVPAPDLSQLTPPSHDTSQAPRVPFQALAMVVPPQEPDRVPSTIPTSPPVTSKGASKQRLSSLQSNSVASGGLDADLLPPFHPYQPLECIVEETEGKLNELGQRISAIEKAQMHSLELIQGEPLTKDKIEELKKSREEQVQKKKKILKELQKVERQLQLKTQQQFTKEYMETKGLKEELGQVAGVETPGTPLPLQATQLGSDSECEVNRKEEDHRHTPSNEDDDEEDEEEEDEEDNSDCAKLPQVHTILSTPPPPPQNQVLQSLPLQTSFVPIQPLTPQQSTDFSNAEYPLSSSPDLQRVLLGQQLTGLGPGLLAQASDGLMVATPAQTLTDTLDDIMAAVNSRVPVVNTTTSPSPQPSAQTPINTVSPPSMLPLYPSVDIDAHTESNHDTALTLACAGGHEELVSVLIAREANIEHRDKKGFTPLILAATAGHVGVVEILLDKGGDIEAQSERTKDTPLSLACSGGRQEVVELLLLRGANKEHRNVSDYTPLSLAASGGYVNIIKILLNAGAEINSRTGSKLGISPLMLAAMNGHVPAVKLLLDMGSDINAQIETNRNTALTLACFQGRAEVVSLLLDRKANVEHRAKTGLTPLMEAASGGYAEVGRVLLDKGADVNAPPVPSSRDTALTIAADKGHYKFCELLISRGAHIDVRNKKGNTPLWLAANGGHFDVVQLLVQAGADVDAADNRKITPLMAAFRKGHVKVVQYLVKEVNQFPSDIECMRYIATIADKELLKKCHQCMETIVKAKDQQAAEANKNASILLKELDLEKSREESKKQALAAKREKRKEKRKKKKEEQKRKMEEEEAKVKEVFYEMQDQKEDSAEEVEVPIEPPSATTTTTIGISATSTTFTNTFGKKRANVATTPSTNRKNKKNKTKDSPSEPIILQDPQVALAQQKADKNKIHGEPRGGGEPGGTSDSNLDSTDCNSESSNSSKSHDLPDLPSSSSSSAPSVFAGSNQPYVASEKRHGPSLPGSSEEKVTVSISRPQKSHEISSDLTPSSLPPSFKTISLPVTSPNSKMNLTSPKRGLKREEGWKEVVRRSKKLSVPASVVSRIMGRGGCNITAIQDVTGAHIDVDKQKDKNGERMITIRGGTESTRHAVQLINALIQDPAKELEDLIPRNHIRPPGANTKISSTYTTSTGATSTYAASPKGLPSVVPSSNMSFQSSTNFTAQQAGKLGKSMAPGVRPPFVSLPPLAYAHPQLALLAAQTINQIRHPRLPMAQFGGTFSSSPNTWGPFPVRPVSPGSANSSPKHSSNSAPRPASSAPAHTEHPAAPVSSTSTPTASTTSPTSTAPANTPTPSSVRKQLFSTDHKSGAGVTVASTGSNAPSAQVAQSPISCAPTTPTTPPPPPIAPPPQHPPPPKPEPASLSTPAKEKPVTELATPAEGAPSDGPSPSAPLHFTSSPSSPSMLPVQPETRQSLPSHFTSSTEPSSSSSSQPGSSHTVTRLPPPTCSSTVTNTSSALPHYATPNALGVSSRMKQPGPYYPMAPGALSEQQSVFVHPGGSQGPLKQQQQQLPPQLSLASTGMPPPSLTMSSTMGMINGSQMHLHSGKAQLPPNFGPAAIFSHFSSIFDSNQVGNNQVWGACHLPARTHPEQPYSAPTNAYISGMGQIESVQPPPDGSKAPGYRCSSQRIVSSPIGIHPMDNSMSSSTALPSFTTSISASPVFLPGHANVGTPSFSRQHFSPHPWSASTSCESPVPSVSSRASSPLCTSTVTVIQAKPISSNQQDRKVPPPIGTERLARIRQTGTINHTMLPTSYTPPVGQGGIWSFGVGSASETMSGWSQPLMGGPVMHQQMQEPSAFSQHQAMERDDTGIVAPSNTFHQPLPTNFMDFPKGLPMSMYGGTMIPPHPQMAEGPGGPVYNGLHTSDPAWNPILKVVPNTAENSDPQQVWPGTWAPHVGNVHLNHVN encoded by the exons GTGGAATCGTTCATACTAGACCAGGAGGATCTGGATAACCCCGTACTAAAGACAGCTTCAGAGCTGCTCCTATCCAGTGCAGCAGACGGAGCCGACCTCAGAACAGTAGACCCAGAAACACAGGCACGGCTCGAGGCATTACTAGAAGCAGCAG CCTTTGCAGATCCAGAGGTGTTACGCCGCTTGACGTCGTCGGTGAGTTGCGCGCTGGACGAGGCCGCCGCCGCCCTCACACGCATGAGGGCCGAAAACACGCTCAACGCCAGCCAGGCCGACAA CCGTAGCCTGGCTGAGGCCTGCTCAGACGGCGACGTGAATGCAGTGCGGAAGCTGCTAGACGAGGGACGCAGCGTCAACGAACACACAGAGGAGGGCGAGAGCCTGCTGTGTCTGGCCTGCTCAGCTGGATACTATGAGCTCGCACAG GTCTTGCTTGCCATGCATGCTAACGTGGAGGACAGAGGGATCAAAGGAGACATCACGCCACTTATGGCTGCTGCAAGCGGTGGTTATGTCGACATCGTCAAACTGCTCCTAGTGCATGGAGCCGATGTTAACGCACAGTCCTCGACGG GCAACACAGCATTAACATATGCGTGTGCTGGAGGCTTCCTTGATGTAGTAAAGGTGTTATTGAAGGAGGGTGCTAACATTGAAGATCACAACGAGAATGGTCACACTCCGCTAATGGAGGCTGCCAGTGCAGGCCACGTGGAGGTCTCTCGTGTGCTCCTGGAGTACGGCGCTGGAATCAACACACACTCCAATGAGTTTAAGGAGAGCGCACTCACACTTGCTTGCTATAAAG GGCACCTGGACATGGTCCGGTTTCTCTTAGAAGCAGGAGCCGACCAGGAGCACAAGACCGATGAGATGCACACTGCACTCATGGAGGCCTGCATG GATGGGCATGTGGAGGTGGCACGACTGTTATTGGATAGTGGGGCACAGGTAAACATGCCTGCTGACTCATTTGAGTCGCCTTTGACGCTGGCTGCCTGCGGGGGACATGTGGAGCTGGCGGCGCTTCTGATCGAGAGGGGGGCCAACCTGGAGGAGGTGAACGATGAGGGCTATACTCCACTGATGGAGGCAGCTCGTGAGGGCCATGAAGAGATGGTAGCACTGCTCTTAGCACAAG GTGCAAATATTAATGCTCAGACAGAGGAGACGCAGGAGACCGCATTGACTCTGGCATGTTGCGGAGGCTTCCTAGAGGTGGCTGATTTCCTCATCAAAGCTGGGGCGGACATTGAGTTGGGTTGCTCCACCCCGCTCATGGAAGCTGCACAGGAGGGGCATCTGGAGCTGGTCAAATACTTGTTGGCTGCAG GGGCTAATGTCCACGCCACAACAGCCACGGGTGACACAGCTCTGACATATGCCTGTGAGAACGGACACACAGATGTGGCCGACGTGCTGCTGCAAACAGGAGCTGACCTG GAACATGAATCAGAAGGGGGCAGGACTCCACTGATGAAAGCGGCCAGAGCAGGACACCTGTGCACTGTGCAGTTTCTCATCAGCAAAG GTGCTAATGTGAATAGAGCCACAGCCAACAATGATCACACAGTGGTTTCTCTGGCTTGTGCGGGGGGCCACTTGGCTGTGGTGGAGCTGCTGTTAGCCCATGGTGCTGATCCCACCCACAGACTGAAG gATGGCTCCACGATGCTGATTGAAGCTGCTAAAGGTGGTCACAGTAATGTGGTGTCCTACTTGCTAGACTACCCAAACAACATTCTGTCAGTCCCTGCCCCAGACCTGTCCCAGCTCACACCCCCCTCTCATGACACTTCTCAG gCCCCTCGAGTCCCTTTCCAAGCCCTGGCTATGGTGGTGCCCCCCCAGGAGCCAGACAGAGTGCCCTCCACCATCCCCACATCCCCACCCGTTACAAGCAAAG GTGCATCCAAGCAGAGGCTGAGCTCTCTTCAGAGCAACTCCGTGGCCTCGGGTGGCCTAGACGCCGACCTGCTGCCGCCCTTCCACCCGTACCAGCCTCTGGAATGCATTGTCGAGGAGACGGAGGGCAAGCTGAATGAGCTGGGCCAGCGCATAAGTGCCATTGAGAAGGCCCAGATGCATTCACTTGAGCTCATCCAGGGTGAGCCGCTCACCAAAGACAAGATCGAGGAGCTAAAGAAAAGTCGCGAGGAGCAGgtccagaagaagaagaagatcttGAAGGAGCTGCAGAAGGTGGAGAGGCAGTTGCAGCTGAAGACGCAGCAGCAATTCACCAAAGAATACATGGAGACCAAGGGGCTCAAGGAGGAGCTGGGCCAGGTGGCAGGGGTGGAGACGCCCGGCACCCCCCTGCCACTGCAGGCCACCCAGCTGGGCTCTGACAGCGAGTGCGAGGTTAATCGCAAAGAGGAGGACCACAGGCACACCCCATCCAATGAGGACGACGACGAGGAGGACGAagaggaagaggatgaagaagACAATAGCGACTGTGCTAAGCTGCCACAGGTGCACACCATTCTTTCCACGCCGCCTCCACCACCTCAGAACCAGGTCCTCCAGAGTCTTCCTCTGCAGACCAGCTTCGTTCCCATCCAGCCTCTCACCCCGCAGCAGTCCACAGACTTCAGTAATGCAGAGTACCCGTTAAGCAGCAGCCCAGACCTGCAGAGGGTGCTGCTGGGTCAGCAGCTGACGGGGTTGGGGCCAGGGCTTCTCGCACAGGCCTCCGACGGACTCATGGTCGCCACGCCCGCACAGACGCTCACAGATACGCTTGATGACATCATGGCGG CTGTGAACAGCAGAGTGCCTGTGGTAAACACTACAACTTCGCCCTCCCCTCAGCCCTCCGCACAGACGCCCATCAACACAGTCTCCCCACCCTCCATGCTCCCTCTGTACCCCTCAGTGGACATTGACGCACAT ACTGAGAGCAATCATGACACGGCGCTGACCCTGGCCTGCGCAGGTGGCCATGAAGAGCTTGTCTCAGTGCTCATTGCACGTGAGGCCAACATTGAGCACCGGGACAAGAAGG GGTTCACTCCCCTAATCCTAGCTGCCACTGCGGGCCATGTGGGTGTGGTGGAGATCCTACTGGACAAGGGAGGGGACATTGAAGCTCAGTCTGAGAGGACCAAAGACACCCCTCTGTCCCTCGCCTGCTCAGGTGGCAGACAAGAG GTGGTGGAGCTGCTGTTGCTTCGTGGGGCTAACAAGGAGCACCGTAATGTTTCGGACTACACCCCGCTCAGCCTGGCAGCCTCTGGGGGCTACGTCAACATCATCAAGATCCTTCTGAATGCTGGTGCTGAAATCAACTCTAG GACTGGCAGTAAGCTGGGCATTTCTCCGCTCATGTTGGCAGCCATGAACGGCCATGTGCCTGCGGTGAAGCTGCTGTTAGACATGGGCTCTGATATCAATGCACAGATCGAGACCAATCGTAACACAGCACTGACCTTGGCCTGCTTCCAAGGCCGAGCAGAGGTTGTCAGCTTGCTTCTGGACCGCAAAGCCAACGTGGAACACCGCGCTAAG ACTGGCCTCACCCCTCTCATGGAGGCTGCGTCTGGCGGTTATGCTGAAGTTGGCCGGGTGCTGTTGGATAAAGGGGCAGATGTCAATGCCCCTCCAGTTCCCTCCTCTCGTGACACCGCCCTCACCATTGCTGCAGACAAGGGTCACTACAAGTTTTGTGAACTTCTCATCAGCAG AGGGGCTCACATTGATGTGCGAAATAAGAAGGGGAACACCCCTTTGTGGCTTGCTGCTAACGGTGGCCACTTTGATGTGGTTCAGCTGTTGGTGCAGGCTGGAGCCGATGTGGATGCAGCAGACAACCGCAAAATAACCCCCCTCATGGCAGCGTTCCGCAAG GGTCATGTAAAAGTGGTGCAGTACCTGGTGAAGGAAGTCAACCAGTTCCCATCTGACATTGAGTGCATGAGATATATTGCCACTATTGCAGATAAG GAACTGCTGAAAAAGTGTCATCAGTGCATGGAGACCATTGTCAAAGCCAAAGATCAGCAGGCGGCTGAGGCGAACAAGAACGCCAGTATTCTACTTAAGGAACTTGATCTGGAGAAG TCTCGTGAAGAAAGCAAAAAGCAGGCTCTGGCTGCAAAGCGAGAGAAGAGAAAGGAGAAGCGCAAGAAAAAGAAGGAAGAGCAGAAGAGGAAGATGGAGGAAGAGGAGGCTAAAGTGAAAGAGGTGTTCTATGAGATGCAGGATCAGAAGGAGGACTCTGCAGAAG AAGTGGAGGTTCCCATTGAGCCCCCAAGTGCTACCACCACCACAACCATTGGTATCTCCGCCACCTCCACAACTTTCACTAACACGTTCGGCAAAAAGCGAGCCAATGTGGCCACTACACCAAGCACTAATcgcaaaaacaaaaagaacaagacCAAGGATTCACCTAGTGAACCGATAATACTTCAAGACCCACAGGTGGCACTGGCGCAGCAGAAAGCTGACAAAAATAAGATCCATGGAGAACCTCGAGGGGGTGGGGAACCGGGAGGCACCAGCGACTCGAATCTAGATAGCACCGACTGCAACAGCGAGAGCAGCAACAGCAGTAAGAGCCACGATCTACCTGACCTGCCTTCATCGTCATCCTCTTCCGCCCCTTCGGTCTTTGCAGGCTCTAACCAGCCATATGTCGCAAGTGAGAAGAGACACGGGCCATCGCTGCCGGGCTCTTCTGAGGAGAAGGTCACAGTGTCCATCTCCAGACCACAGAA ATCTCATGAGATCAGCAGTGACTTGACCCCCAGTTCCCTGCCCCCCTCGTTCAAGACCATTTCACTGCCAGTCACCTCGCCCAACAGTAAGATGAATCTCACTAGCCCAAAGAGGGGCCTGAAGCGAGAAGAGGGGTGGAAAGAGGTGGTTCGGAG ATCCAAGAAGCTCTCTGTCCCTGCCTCTGTGGTGTCTCGGATTATGGGTAGAGGTGGCTGCAACATTACAGCCATCCAAGATGTTACAGGCGCACACATCGACGTGGACAAACAGAAAGACAAGAATGGAGAGAGAATGATTACAATCAG AGGTGGCACCGAGTCAACACGGCATGCAGTGCAGCTGATCAACGCGCTGATCCAGGACCCAGCCAAAGAGCTTGAGGACCTGATCCCTCGTAACCACATCCGGCCACCTGGTGCCAACACCAAAATCAGCTCCACCTACACAACCTCCACTGGGGCCACAAGCACTTATGCGGCCAGTCCAAAAGGTCTGCCATCTGTAGTGCCCTCCTCCAACATGTCTTTCCAGTCCTCCACCAACTTCACAGCTCAGCAGGCTGGCAAGTTGGGCAAAAGTATGGCACCGGGCGTCAGGCCCCCCTTCGTTTCTTTGCCACCACTTGCTTATGCTCATCCTCAACTGGCCCTTCTAGCAGCCCAGACCATCAACCAGATCCGCCACCCTCGATTACCCATGGCACAGTTTGGTGGCACTTTCTCATCCTCTCCCAACACTTGGGGTCCTTTCCCTGTTCGTCCTGTGAGCCCTGGTAGTGCTAACAGCTCACCAAAACACAGCAGTAATTCTGCGCCACGTCCTGCCAGCTCTGCTCCAGCCCACACCGAGCATCCTGCTGCTCCTGTGTCCAGCACATCGACTCCCACAGCCTCCACCACTTCTCCCACCAGTACCGCACCTGCCAACACACCCACACCTTCCTCTGTCAGGAAGCAGCTTTTCTCGACAGATCACAAGTCTGGGGCTGGAGTTACAGTGGCCTCTACCGGCAGCAACGCTCCATCAGCTCAAGTTGCTCAATCTCCTATCAGCTGTGCTCCCACAACCCCTACGACCCCTCCACCTCCACCCATTGCTCCACCTCCACAGCATCCCCCTCCCCCCAAGCCAGAGCCAGCCAGCCTCAGCACCCCAGCTAAAGAGAAGCCCGTCACAGAGCTCGCCACACCTGCCGAAGGAGCTCCATCTGATGGGCCCAGCCCCTCTGCTCCCTTGCACTTCACCTCATCTCCCTCTAGCCCCTCGATGCTGCCTGTACAGCCCGAGACCCGGCAGTCACTTCCGTCACACTTTACCTCCAGCACAGAACCAAGTTCCTCTTCCTCATCACAGCCAGGCTCATCTCACACAGTCACACGCCTGCCACCTCCGACCTGCAGCAGCACGGTCACTAATACCAGCAGCGCCTTACCTCACTACGCCACCCCCAACGCACTCGGTGTGTCTTCACGCATGAAGCAACCGGGACCCTACTACCCCATGGCTCCAGGGGCCCTTTCGGAGCAGCAGTCTGTGTTTGTGCATCCGGGAGGCTCACAGGGACCcctcaaacagcaacaacaacagctTCCACCTCAGCTCAGCCTGGCTTCGACAGGCATGCCCCCTCCCTCTCTCACAATGTCCTCCACTATGGGCATGATAAATGGCTCTCAAATGCACCTGCACAGTGGAAAAGCGCAACTGCCCCCCAACTTTGGCCCTGCGGCTATCTTCAGTCACTTTAGCAGCATCTTTGACAGCAACCAGGTGGGCAACAACCAGGTTTGGGGTGCCTGCCATCTACCTGCACGTACCCATCCGGAGCAGCCCTACAGTGCCCCGACTAATGCATACATAAGTGGAATGGGGCAGATTGAAAGTGTCCAACCTCCTCCCGATGGCTCAAAAGCTCCAGGATACCGCTGTTCCTCGCAGCGAATTGTCTCCAGTCCGATTG GTATACACCCTATGGACAACTCTATGTCCTCGTCCACTGCACTCCCCAGCTTCACCACAAGCATATCTGCCAGCCCTGTGTTCCTACCAGGTCATGCTAATGTGGGCACACCCTCCTTCAGCCGCCAGCACTTCTCTCCTCATCCTTGGAGTGCCTCCACCTCTT gTGAGTCTCCAGTGCCCTCTGTGTCTTCTAGGGCATCCTCACCTCTTTGCACATCTACAGTGACAGTGATCCAGGCAAAACCTATTAGCTCCAACCAGCAGGATCGTAAAGTTCCCCCTCCAATTGGAACAGAGCGCCTGGCCCGTATCAGGCAAACTGGCACCATCAACCACACCATGCTGCCCACCAGCTATACCCCACCAGTTGGACAGGGTGGCATCTGGTCTTTTGGAGTGGGTAGTGCCTCCG AAACAATGTCAGGCTGGTCTCAGCCCCTGATGGGAGGGCCAGTGATGCACCAGCAGATGCAGGAGCCTTCAGCCTTCTCTCAGCACCAGGCAATGGAACGAGATGATACTGGGATTGTGGCTCCTTCTAACACTTTCCACCAACCTCTGCCCACCAACTTCATGGATTTTCCAAAG GGGCTGCCAATGTCAATGTACGGTGGCACGATGATCCCTCCTCACCCGCAGATGGCGGAGGGTCCTGGAGGCCCTGTATACAATGGTCTTCACACTTCTGACCCTGCCTGGAATCCCATCCTAAAGGTTGTTCCCAACACTGCTGAGAATTCAGACCCACAGCAG GTATGGCCTGGCACTTGGGCTCCACATGTGGGAAATGTGCATCTGAATCACGTCAACTAA